Proteins from a single region of Oncorhynchus keta strain PuntledgeMale-10-30-2019 chromosome 20, Oket_V2, whole genome shotgun sequence:
- the LOC127910072 gene encoding hairy/enhancer-of-split related with YRPW motif-like protein, translating into MKRPYDDYSSPDSDDMDKLIDVGQEDGFCPVTGSMSPVSTSQILARKKRRGIIEKRRRDRINHSLSELRRLVPSAFEKQGSSKLEKAEILQMTVDHLKLLHAMGGKGYLDAQVLAVDYRTLGFRQCVGEVVRYLGSLEGGVDSPDPIGARLVSHLSHCASQLDPLLLQSPPTSSVLPFPPWPWISSYHQMSPVSSPHSPSFSAGRRELARLGGGCYPSRSADTLRLAPLGGQQGSLLAPAHVPSLPSPSSPTLTPSPTHRLTQQSPGASPLLTTPSSSSSSSSSSSSAPPRVSFRPFAPMGSPAGQRRGMGGSAKAPKTWGTEIGAF; encoded by the exons atgaagagacctTATGATGACTATAGCTCTCCAGACTCTGATGACATGGACAAGCTGATCGATGTGGGACAGGAAGACGGCTTCTG TCCAGTCACTGGGTCCATGTCCCCAGTTAGCACCTCCCAGATTCTGGCccggaagaagagaagaggg ATCATAGAGAAGAGACGCAGAGACAGGATCAACCACAGTCTGTCAGAGCTTAGAAGACTGGTGCCAAGTGCTTTTGAGAAGCAG GGCTCGTCTAAGCTGGAGAAAGCAGAGATTCTGCAGATGACGGTGGACCACCTTAAGCTGCTGCATGCCATGGGGGGCAAAG ggtaccTTGATGCGCAGGTCCTGGCTGTGGACTATAGGACCCTGGGATTCAGACAGTGTGTAGGAGAGGTGGTTCGGTACCTGGGCTCTTTAGAAGGAGGGGTGGACTCCCCGGACCCTATCGGAGCCCGCCTGGTCTCCCACCTCTCCCACTGCGCCAGCCAGCTGGACCCTCTTCTCCTTCAGTCGCCCCCCACTTCCTCCGTCCTCCCTTTTCCTCCCTGGCCGTGGATCTCCTCCTATCACCAGATGTCACCTGTCTCGTCTCCccactctccatctttctccgCGGGGCGGAGGGAGCTGGCACGCCTGGGGGGTGGGTGTTATCCATCCCGCTCAGCCGACACCCTGCGTCTCGCCCCCCTGGGAGGCCAACAGGGGTCTCTACTCGCCCCTGCCCATgtgccctctctcccctctccttcctcccctaccctcaccccctcccccactcacaGACTCACTCAGCAGTCCCCCGGagcctcacccctcctcaccaccccctcctcttcttcttcttcctcctcctcctcttcctctgctccTCCGCGAGTCTCCTTCAGACCTTTTGCCCCTATGGGGTCTCCCGCAGGTCAGCGCAGGGGTATGGGTGGCTCTGCCAAGGCTCCAAAGACCTGGGGGACTGAGATAGGAGCCTTCTGA